The following proteins are co-located in the Candidatus Saccharimonadales bacterium genome:
- a CDS encoding adenylyltransferase/cytidyltransferase family protein, which translates to MSNKTTGRQVIQSNRGVFSDAANSSHRFIPDYERLSEMITACKTIGLKVVLAMGTFDIIHIGHFLYLEKAHSYGDVLVVGVDSDEKVKARKGPSRPIVPEDERVTMLTHVRNVDIVTLKPASSPKWTLIKLVRPDVLIATAETYTKKELEALEEYCGRVVVLEPQATTSTTAKLRRIHIGLAKKMKAVIAEAVEASFDKLSEGEV; encoded by the coding sequence ATGAGCAACAAAACTACAGGACGACAGGTCATCCAAAGCAATAGGGGGGTATTTTCGGATGCAGCAAACTCGAGTCATCGGTTTATACCAGACTATGAACGCCTTTCAGAGATGATAACTGCCTGCAAGACCATAGGTCTTAAGGTGGTGCTCGCGATGGGCACCTTCGATATAATACATATAGGCCACTTTCTCTATCTTGAGAAGGCGCACAGTTATGGTGATGTCTTGGTCGTAGGAGTCGATAGCGACGAAAAAGTTAAAGCTAGGAAAGGACCTAGTCGTCCGATCGTCCCGGAAGACGAAAGGGTCACGATGCTCACTCACGTTCGTAACGTCGATATAGTAACTCTTAAACCAGCTTCAAGTCCCAAATGGACTCTGATAAAACTTGTTCGTCCTGATGTTCTCATCGCTACCGCTGAAACATACACCAAGAAAGAACTCGAGGCACTTGAAGAATACTGTGGCCGAGTCGTGGTACTCGAACCACAGGCAACTACCTCAACAACCGCCAAGCTACGGCGTATTCACATCGGTCTGGCTAAGAAGATGAAAGCGGTCATTGCAGAAGCGGTAGAGGCGTCATTCGACAAACTAAGTGAGGGAGAAGTATGA
- a CDS encoding cellulase family glycosylhydrolase, whose protein sequence is MNVPGIHRVSAAFSHASSFLKANKLIVTIVAFALIGGGYLTFAFASTTTPPTIDHCAKAKGPFTVHGTTVMQDNGQPYIPYGITVPGLAQGDYSAQTISTDESQIQAAANDWCSNTVRLQVSQDSLVGVSGTVYSKPFMDAIKAEVSYAENLGLVVVINAQTEVVGNEPLPTIATHAFWKSLTGVYGSDPQVVFDLFNEPHTSIGGNTQNDIWEIWQNGGVRQNVTYLGMQQLATDVRSFGAKNLFWIEGPNTASTLSEVTSYPITNVGPMVYAIHHPKGTHNVITWQSDFGYLITQHVAPVVVGEWTQYASATQSECWSDAYTAVPSFLNYLQNLHIGMTVWSLRQGVMLKSSDFSQPTHIDLNYKCVDNINGPNGPNEGAGRQVRNWFTSQNSGATLSSQ, encoded by the coding sequence ATGAACGTACCCGGCATTCACCGTGTAAGCGCTGCATTCTCACATGCGTCCTCTTTTCTTAAAGCCAACAAGCTGATCGTCACGATAGTGGCGTTTGCACTTATAGGGGGCGGCTACCTAACTTTCGCTTTTGCCTCTACTACCACGCCTCCGACTATAGATCACTGCGCCAAAGCTAAGGGGCCGTTTACGGTGCACGGGACAACTGTGATGCAGGACAATGGTCAACCGTATATACCATATGGCATTACAGTGCCGGGATTAGCTCAAGGAGACTATAGCGCGCAGACTATATCTACAGACGAGAGCCAGATTCAGGCAGCAGCCAACGATTGGTGCTCAAACACCGTCCGGCTACAGGTCTCCCAAGATAGCTTGGTCGGCGTAAGTGGTACCGTCTACTCGAAGCCATTCATGGACGCCATAAAAGCCGAGGTCTCATACGCCGAAAATCTCGGGTTGGTTGTGGTTATTAACGCCCAGACCGAAGTCGTGGGTAACGAGCCACTACCAACTATCGCTACTCACGCGTTCTGGAAGTCTCTGACAGGAGTCTACGGTAGCGACCCGCAGGTCGTGTTTGATCTCTTCAACGAGCCGCATACATCGATCGGCGGTAATACGCAGAACGATATTTGGGAGATCTGGCAAAATGGTGGTGTCCGTCAGAATGTCACATACCTTGGTATGCAGCAGCTGGCGACGGACGTCCGTTCTTTTGGGGCTAAAAATCTTTTCTGGATTGAAGGGCCGAATACCGCCAGCACACTCTCTGAGGTAACTTCCTATCCGATTACTAATGTCGGGCCGATGGTATATGCCATACACCATCCGAAGGGTACGCACAACGTCATAACCTGGCAGAGTGACTTCGGATACCTAATAACACAGCATGTTGCACCAGTGGTTGTCGGTGAATGGACACAATATGCTTCGGCGACACAGAGTGAATGTTGGAGTGATGCCTATACAGCGGTCCCGTCGTTTCTTAACTACTTGCAGAATCTACATATCGGGATGACGGTCTGGTCCCTCAGGCAAGGGGTGATGTTAAAGTCTTCGGATTTTAGTCAACCCACGCACATCGATTTGAATTATAAGTGCGTCGATAACATTAACGGGCCAAATGGACCGAATGAAGGTGCTGGCCGTCAAGTCCGTAACTGGTTCACTTCCCAAAACAGTGGTGCCACTCTAAGTAGCCAGTAG
- a CDS encoding dihydrofolate reductase family protein, with product MRRIVVFTMVSLDGVMQAPGGPDEDKSGGFKYGGWTIPYADESFGKIINEELSVPFDMLLGRKTYEIFAAYWPKQTGPIASPFNKATKYVVSDTTLDPTWHESVVISGDVVAKIRALKEESGPMLQVWGSGKLIQTLFKNDLVDELRLRIFPLTLGTGKRLFAEGTIPAAYELLDSKVLSSGVILANYKRFGEIKTGSFN from the coding sequence ATGCGGAGAATAGTTGTTTTTACGATGGTCAGCCTTGACGGGGTTATGCAGGCTCCGGGTGGTCCAGACGAAGATAAGTCGGGGGGTTTTAAATATGGGGGGTGGACAATCCCGTACGCTGACGAGTCTTTTGGTAAGATCATCAACGAAGAACTAAGCGTTCCGTTCGATATGCTGCTTGGCAGGAAGACGTACGAGATATTTGCTGCGTATTGGCCGAAGCAGACGGGTCCGATAGCCAGTCCGTTTAATAAAGCTACAAAATACGTGGTGTCGGATACGACACTAGACCCTACATGGCACGAGTCAGTTGTTATAAGTGGCGATGTTGTTGCTAAAATCAGAGCTTTGAAAGAAGAGAGTGGTCCGATGCTACAGGTATGGGGTAGTGGTAAGCTCATACAGACGCTCTTTAAGAACGACCTGGTCGACGAACTGCGACTAAGAATATTTCCTCTTACGCTTGGTACCGGCAAGCGTTTATTTGCCGAGGGCACGATCCCAGCTGCCTACGAACTGCTAGACTCCAAGGTGTTATCGAGTGGCGTAATCTTAGCCAACTACAAGAGGTTTGGTGAGATAAAGACAGGTTCGTTTAACTAA
- a CDS encoding pentapeptide repeat-containing protein, giving the protein MNDKLKQFLDDAFKPYGAFPAREDVEQELLANLTEKYNDLKAEGKTDEEAYRLTTESFGDVTEIMEHVAHDKETAKSGDGQDSLDSRFRATAIVDADLADTQLPSTDFSMSALKGASFDKSDLRESKFKAAALKGASFVSADLTGSNFDSSDLRDVNLTDANLTGAKLNRCTLKSASFDNTTLDRTEFKEADLSEVSFDGQALRGTIFDGSSLKQATFRNATLENVSFHHSKLKKVVFDGATMDKATYALLKGVKANLDNVTVK; this is encoded by the coding sequence ATGAATGACAAATTAAAACAGTTCCTGGATGACGCATTTAAGCCATACGGTGCCTTCCCGGCCCGTGAAGACGTAGAACAAGAACTACTCGCCAATCTAACTGAAAAATATAACGACCTAAAAGCCGAGGGTAAGACAGACGAAGAAGCATATAGGCTGACGACCGAGTCATTTGGAGATGTAACCGAAATCATGGAGCATGTCGCACATGATAAAGAGACTGCTAAGAGTGGCGATGGCCAGGATAGTCTTGACTCTCGGTTCCGCGCTACAGCCATTGTGGACGCCGACTTAGCCGATACTCAGCTACCCAGCACCGATTTCAGCATGAGTGCACTCAAGGGAGCAAGTTTCGACAAGTCAGACTTACGGGAGTCTAAATTTAAGGCAGCAGCCTTAAAGGGGGCGAGCTTTGTCTCTGCAGATCTGACGGGGTCAAACTTTGATAGTAGTGACTTGCGAGACGTTAATCTCACTGACGCAAATCTGACAGGAGCGAAGTTGAACCGATGTACGCTAAAGAGCGCATCGTTTGACAATACCACCCTCGATAGAACCGAGTTTAAAGAGGCGGATTTAAGTGAGGTGTCCTTTGACGGTCAGGCTCTTAGAGGGACTATTTTCGACGGTTCCTCTCTAAAACAAGCGACTTTTAGGAACGCGACTCTCGAAAACGTATCGTTCCACCACTCCAAGCTCAAGAAGGTCGTATTTGACGGGGCGACGATGGATAAGGCTACATATGCACTTTTGAAGGGCGTTAAAGCAAACCTGGACAACGTGACCGTAAAATAA
- a CDS encoding PadR family transcriptional regulator, protein MITNTLTSDLLRGHTDTMILKFLTDGDKYGYEITKLVYELSDHKYELKEATMYSSLKRLEHDGHITSYWGDETQGGRRRYYRITISGRDQYKRNRHNWDYAKQILEKLL, encoded by the coding sequence ATGATAACCAACACATTAACGTCAGATTTGCTGCGTGGACATACGGATACGATGATCCTAAAGTTCCTGACTGATGGCGACAAATACGGATACGAAATTACAAAGCTGGTCTACGAATTGTCGGATCACAAGTATGAACTAAAGGAAGCAACGATGTACTCAAGCCTGAAGCGTCTCGAGCACGACGGTCATATCACCTCCTACTGGGGTGACGAGACTCAGGGTGGTAGACGAAGATACTATCGAATCACCATAAGCGGTCGTGATCAGTACAAACGCAATAGACACAATTGGGACTATGCGAAGCAGATCTTAGAAAAGTTACTTTAA